One Dromiciops gliroides isolate mDroGli1 chromosome 3, mDroGli1.pri, whole genome shotgun sequence DNA segment encodes these proteins:
- the LOC122750826 gene encoding fukutin-related protein — protein sequence MRLTRCQVALAAAITLNLLVFFYVSRLQQQRRRGGRAARPPRFPHSAPDSRVTVLIREFEAFDNAVPEVVASFLHHDPTQPIVVAADTLPYPPLALPAVPNVRLALLQPSLDRPAAASQPETYVDTEFVALVPDGTRAESPGQLQRMAEELKNTHARLVAAPVATANPPHCLALEVNLREWTASYGPAPDPPFCDALDGEVVVVVRTRDLFNLSVPLARPMSTSLFLQTSVRGWSVRLLDLPFAPARQPPLATAHARWKAEKEGRARRDALLRTLGIRLVSWEGGRQEWFGCGKETARCFDTVVGDTPSYLYEGRWTPPCCLQALRETARHVIGVLEAARVRYWLEGGSLLGAARHGDIIPWDYDVDLGIYLEDVANCEQLRGAEVGSVVDERGFVWEKAVEGDFFRVQYSETNHLHVDLWPFYPRNGVMTKDTWLDHRQDVEFPEHFLHPLVPLQFAGFLAQAPNNYRRFLELKFGAGAIENPEYPNPALKSLAGSG from the coding sequence ATGCGTCTCACTCGATGCCAGGTCGCGCTGGCGGCCGCGATCACCCTCAACCTCCTCGTCTTCTTCTATGTGTCCCGGCTGCAGCAGCAGCGTCGGCGGGGGGGCCGGGCTGCCCGGCCTCCCCGGTTCCCCCACTCAGCCCCAGACTCTCGGGTCACTGTCCTCATCCGGGAATTTGAAGCCTTTGACAATGCTGTGCCCGAGGTGGTGGCCTCCTTCCTGCACCACGACCCCACCCAACCCATTGTCGTGGCTGCCGACACCCTCCCCTACCCGCCCCTGGCCCTGCCCGCTGTTCCCAACGTCCGGCTGGCACTGCTTCAGCCTTCCCTGGATCGGCCCGCTGCCGCCTCCCAGCCCGAAACCTATGTGGACACGGAGTTTGTGGCGCTGGTGCCCGACGGGACGAGGGCAGAGTCCCCCGGGCAGCTCCAGCGCATGGCAGAAGAGCTGAAGAACACCCATGCCCGGCTGGTGGCTGCCCCTGTGGCCACGGCCAACCCCCCCCACTGCCTGGCGCTGGAGGTGAATCTCCGCGAGTGGACAGCCAGCTACGGGCCGGCCCCAGACCCGCCCTTCTGCGATGCCCTGGAcggagaggtggtggtggtggtcaggaCGCGGGATCTCTTCAATCTCTCTGTGCCCCTGGCCCGGCCCATGAGCACCAGCCTCTTCCTTCAGACCTCGGTGCGAGGCTGGTCGGTGCGCCTCCTGGACCTGCCCTTCGCCCCGGCCCGGCAGCCCCCCTTGGCCACGGCCCACGCCCGCTGGAAGGCCGAGAAGGAAGGGCGGGCCCGGCGTGACGCACTCCTGCGGACGCTGGGCATTCGGCTGGTCAGCTGGGAGGGCGGGAGGCAGGAGTGGTTCGGCTGCGGCAAGGAGACGGCCAGGTGCTTTGACACAGTGGTGGGCGACACCCCTTCCTACCTCTACGAGGGCCGCTGGACGCCCCCCTGCTGCCTGCAGGCCCTCCGGGAGACTGCCCGGCATGTCATCGGCGTCCTCGAGGCTGCCCGGGTGCGCTActggctggagggagggagccTGTTGGGAGCGGCACGGCACGGCGACATCATCCCCTGGGATTACGACGTGGACCTTGGCATCTACCTCGAGGATGTGGCCAACTGTGAGCAGCTGCGAGGGGCAGAGGTGGGCTCGGTGGTGGACGAACGGGGCTTCGTGTGGGAGAAGGCCGTGGAGGGAGACTTCTTCCGGGTCCAGTACAGTGAGACCAACCACCTCCACGTCGACCTGTGGCCCTTCTACCCCCGCAACGGCGTCATGACCAAGGACACGTGGCTGGACCACCGTCAGGACGTGGAGTTCCCCGAGCACTTCCTCCACCCCCTGGTGCCCCTGCAGTTTGCAGGCTTCCTGGCCCAGGCGCCCAACAACTACCGCCGTTTCTTGGAGCTCAAGTTCGGGGCAGGGGCCATCGAGAACCCCGAGTACCCCAATCCAGCCCTCAAGAGCCTGGCGGGCAGCGGATGA
- the STRN4 gene encoding striatin-4, producing MMEERAAPAAAAAAAAAAAAAAAAATAPACRPPAPGPAKGGGGGGGAGGGSPGAGPEPLSLPGILHFIQHEWARFEAEKARWEAERAELQAQVAFLQGERKGQENLKTDLVRRIKMLEFALKQERAKYHKLKFGTEPNQGEKKSDMLEQVPNGPVEPVSLESSQLVWKEGRQLLRQYLEEVGYTDTILDMRSKRVRSLLGRSVELNGVAEPGDGGPGGLPSGESVLAKQIEEQIKRNAAGKEGAERLGGSVLEKIPFLQNCEDEDSDEEEELESLQPKKQRVKLSSKPLVPEMDEEEDDEDSEDAINEFDFLGSGEDGEGPADARRSGDGTELESRRVKLQGMLADLRDVDGLPPKGTGPPPGTPQPRPHDGSLGFSSDVFIMDTIGGGEVSLGDLADLTVSNDNDLSCDLSDSKDAFKKTWNPKFTLRSHYDGIRSLAFHHSESALLTASEDGTLKLWNLQKTVAAKKNAALDVEPIHAFRAHRGPVLAVAMGSHSEHCYSGGADARIHCWRIPDLNTDPYDGYDPGVLSSVLEGHGDAVWGLAFSPTSHRLASCSADGTIRIWDPSSNNPACLCTFHTAGEHGIPTSVAFTSTEPAQAVASFRSGDTVLYNIETGCALLTLESRGSSGPTQINQVVSHPNQPLTITAHDDRGIRFLDNRTGKSVHSMVAHLDAVTCLAVDPNGVFLMSGSHDCSLRLWSLDNKTCVQEITAHRKKHEEAIHAVACHPSKALIASAGADALAKVFV from the exons ATGATGGAGGAGCGAGcggcccccgccgccgccgccgccgcagcagcagccgctgctgccgccgccgccgccgcgacCGCCCCCGCCTGCCGCCCGCCGGCCCCCGGCCCCGCCaaaggcggcggcggcgggggcggggCCGGCGGGGGCAGCCCCGGGGCGGGCCCCGAGCCGCTGAGCCTGCCCGGCATCCTGCACTTCATCCAGCACGAGTGGGCGCGCTTCGAGGCGGAGAAGGCGCGCTGGGAGGCCGAGCGGGCCGAGCTGCAG GCCCAGGTGGCTTTTCTtcaaggggagagaaaggggcaggAGAACCTTAAGACGGACCTGGTGCGGCGGATCAAAATGTTAGAGTTTGCACTGAAGCAAGAACG AGCCAAGTATCACAAACTGAAGTTCGGGACGGAACCAAACCAAGGAGAGAAGAAGTCAGACATGCTGGAGCAAG TGCCCAACGGGCCTGTGGAGCCGGTCTCCTTGGAAAGCAGTCAGCTGGTATGGAAGGAAGGCCGGCAGCTACTCCGACA gTACCTGGAGGAGGTGGGCTACACAGATACCATCTTGGACATGCGCTCAAAGCGCGTGCGCTCGCTGCTGGGCCGCTCTGTAGAGCTGAACGGTGTGGCGGAGCCAGGCGATGGTGGCCCTGGGGGGCTTCCCTCAGGGGAGTCAGTGCTGGCAAAGCAGATTGAGGAGCAGATCAAGAG GAACGCTGCGGGGAAGGAAGGCGCAGAGAGGCTGGGCGGCTCAGTGTTGGAAAAGATCCCGTTCCTGCAGAATTGTGAGGACGAAGATAGCGACGAGGAGGAGGAGCTGGAGAGCTTGCAGCCCAAGAAGCAGCGGGTCAAG TTATCATCTAAGCCCCTGGTACCAGAAATGGAcgaggaggaagatgatgaagaCTCTGAGGATGCCATCAACGAGTTTGACTTTCTGGGCTCCGGGGAGGACGGGGAAGGGCCTGCTGACGCCCGGCGCTCTGGGGACGGCACTGAGCTGG AGAGTCGGCGGGTGAAGCTGCAGGGCATGTTGGCTGACCTTCGGGACGTGGATGGgctgcccccaaaaggaactGGGCCCCCCCCTGGCACGCCGCAGCCTCGGCCCCATGACG GGTCCCTTGGTTTCTCCTCGGACGTCTTCATCATGGACACTATTGGGGGTGGCGAGGTGAGCCTAGGGGACTTGGCCGACCTCACCGTCAGCAACGACAATGACCTCAGCTGTGAT CTCTCCGACAGCAAAGATGCCTTCAAGAAGACCTGGAACCCCAAGTTTACCCTCCGCTCCCACTATGACGGCATCCGCTCTCTGGCCTTCCATCACAGTGAGTCGGCGCTGCTCACGGCCTCAGAAGACGGCACCCTGAAACTTTGGAACCTACAGAAGACTGTGGCGGCCAAGAA GAACGCTGCTCTGGACGTGGAGCCCATCCACGCCTTCCGGGCCCACAG GGGCCCGGTGTTGGCAGTGGCCATGGGTAGCCACAGTGAGCACTGCTACAGTGGGGGAGCGGATGCCCGCATCCACTGCTGGAGGATCCCAGACCTCAACACGGACCCTTATGATGGCTACG ACCCCGGTGTGCTGAGCAGTGTCCTGGAGGGCCACGGGGATGCTGTGTGGGGCCTGGCCTTCAGCCCCACGTCACACCGTCTGGCCTCGTGTTCTGCGGATGGCACCATTCGTATCTGGGACCCAAGCAGCAACAACCCCGCTTGCCTGTGCACGTTCCACACAGCTGGCG AACATGGAATCCCCACCTCTGTGGCCTTCACCAGCACAGAGCCAGCCCAGGCCGTCGCTTCCTTCCGCTCTGGTGACACGGTCCTCTACAATATAGAGACTGGCTGCGCCCTTCTCACGCTGGAGTCCCGAGGGAGCAGTG GTCCCACACAGATCAACCAGGTGGTGAGCCACCCCAACCAGCCCCTTACCATCACTGCCCACGACGACAGAGGCATCCGATTTCTGGACAATAGGACAG GTAAATCTGTGCATTCGATGGTTGCTCACCTCGATGCTGTGACCTGCCTGGCTGTCGACCCGAATGGTGTGTTCCTGATGTCTGGAA GCCACGACTGCTCCCTGCGCCTGTGGAGCCTGGACAATAAGACGTGCGTGCAGGAGATCACAGCACACCGCAAGAAGCACGAGGAAGCCATTCACGCCGTGGCCTGCCACCCCAGCAAGGCGCTCATTGCAAGCGCCGGGGCCGATGCCCTGGCCAAGGTGTTTGTATGA